The following nucleotide sequence is from candidate division WOR-3 bacterium.
GTTCTGCCATGATTATAACCTCGCGGCACTCTGTGTCAATATGATCGAGATTTACGAAGCGGAGGGCAAAGGAAATGAAAAAATTATCGCGCTGCCGAGTGCTATTGACTTGGCTTTCGTTCTGGATAACCTTAAAAGTCATGTTGTTAGCGGATAGTACACAATTGAAAAATGTTTAGTCTTCTACGGAAAAAGGGGATCCTTTTTTTGGGACTATCGAATACGATTTCCCAACTCGGGGACCGTCTTACCCACATGGTCATTATAACTTTGATCGGCATCATGTTCCCGGGACGTATTTCCGCATTCAGCGAATTCTCTATCACTTTTTCGCTTCCGATCGTGATTCTCTCGCCATTCGCCGGCGTCATTGTCGATCACTGGAACAGGCAGACAATAATGTTTCGCTGCCATTTAATCCAAGCCATTCTTATTTTCATAACACCGTTTTTCATCATGTTGACGCACAGCATGGCCCCGGTCTGGATACTGGTCGTTCTTTTCTTCTCCCTCGATCTTTTCAACAACACCTCGAAGAACAGCGTCATTCCTGATCTGGTCAGTTATGATCAATTGGTACCGGCGAATTCTGTAATCATCACGCTGGCACGGGTCGCGACTTTCATCGGCATGGTCGGCGGTGGATATCTCATCCGGTGGGTAGGCTGGCAAGTCGGTTTCTTCATTGATGCATCGGCCCACATGATCGCTGGTGCGCTCGTTCTGGGCATGGGGGCGAGGAGTATGTTCGCGCCGGTCAGGAAGGTCGATTTTTCCTTATCGAAAGAGTTGAAGAAGTCACTTAATACTTTCCTGCTCGACCTCAAAGAACTCCTCATATTGCTGTACAGGGACCGAATGGTCGTGCTCGTGATGATATCGGTCTTCGTGCTACCATTTGTCTCCGCCGTTGCTTACACAGTTCTTATTTTTCTTGTGCAGCAGGAGTTCGGCATGGGCACACCCGGTGTCGGGCTGCTCGGCGGTATCATCGGAGTTGGCATGCTCTGCGGTGCCATAATGATCGGTTATTTCGGACGCTATGTCAGCCGAGGCTTAATACTAATATACAGCATTGCCGTACTCATGCTTTCGTTTTTCGTCGGCCCCTTCTTTATCACTCCGGTATATCTGTACATAATGTCATTTCTCGTTGGTATTGTGTACTCATTTATAGGCATTTCTCAGGACACGATCCTTCAGGAAGATGTTGTCAAAGGCATTCGCGGACGCATATTCGCAACAAAGGAATTCATTGCAAATCTTACTTTCGTCATATGGGCAGTATTGATCGGAGTAATATCTTCAATGCTTGGGCCATTCATGA
It contains:
- a CDS encoding MFS transporter, with translation MFSLLRKKGILFLGLSNTISQLGDRLTHMVIITLIGIMFPGRISAFSEFSITFSLPIVILSPFAGVIVDHWNRQTIMFRCHLIQAILIFITPFFIMLTHSMAPVWILVVLFFSLDLFNNTSKNSVIPDLVSYDQLVPANSVIITLARVATFIGMVGGGYLIRWVGWQVGFFIDASAHMIAGALVLGMGARSMFAPVRKVDFSLSKELKKSLNTFLLDLKELLILLYRDRMVVLVMISVFVLPFVSAVAYTVLIFLVQQEFGMGTPGVGLLGGIIGVGMLCGAIMIGYFGRYVSRGLILIYSIAVLMLSFFVGPFFITPVYLYIMSFLVGIVYSFIGISQDTILQEDVVKGIRGRIFATKEFIANLTFVIWAVLIGVISSMLGPFMIIRFVSFVLLVILAFSIIIYRSIPHEVRSRL